One genomic window of Vibrio ziniensis includes the following:
- the cysC gene encoding adenylyl-sulfate kinase, with the protein MDSASSVKDENVVWHQHAVDKSLRAELKQQKPAVLWFTGLSGAGKSTIAGALETRLAQLGYHTYLLDGDNVRHGLCSDLGFSEQDRRENIRRIGELAKLMADAGLIVLTAFISPHRVERQMVRDLLLQSEFVEVYVNTSLEVCEQRDPKGLYKKARAGEIANFTGIDSAYEAPLAPEIDLPAGEESIDTLVDLCIAEMAKRKIIFQ; encoded by the coding sequence ATGGATTCTGCATCAAGTGTGAAAGACGAGAACGTCGTTTGGCATCAACACGCTGTAGATAAAAGCCTGCGTGCAGAATTGAAACAGCAAAAGCCTGCCGTACTTTGGTTCACTGGGCTTTCCGGTGCAGGCAAATCAACCATTGCAGGCGCACTTGAAACGCGCCTTGCTCAGTTGGGTTATCACACCTATTTACTGGATGGTGATAATGTTCGCCATGGTTTGTGTTCTGATCTCGGATTTTCGGAGCAAGATCGGCGTGAGAACATTCGTCGTATCGGTGAACTGGCAAAGCTAATGGCGGATGCAGGACTTATCGTTCTGACGGCATTTATCTCTCCTCACAGAGTTGAACGTCAAATGGTGCGTGATTTATTGCTGCAGAGTGAATTTGTTGAGGTGTATGTGAATACCTCGCTTGAAGTATGTGAACAGCGCGACCCTAAAGGACTGTACAAGAAGGCTCGTGCTGGAGAAATTGCCAATTTCACAGGGATAGATTCTGCTTATGAAGCGCCTCTAGCACCTGAAATTGATTTACCTGCGGGTGAAGAGAGTATCGATACTCTGGTTGATTTGTGTATTGCCGAAATGGCAAAGCGCAAAATCATATTTCAATAG
- the cobA gene encoding uroporphyrinogen-III C-methyltransferase, producing MAGSENVSTLPKQKKTRLVAVDGAAPESKWASLSRSQLQAGEVALIGAGPGDPELLTIKALNLLQQADVVLYDYLVSDDIMALVPSDTILVCVGKRAGHHSVPQEKTNQLLVDFAKQGHRVVRIKGGDPFMFGRGGEELEVLFEAGIKFQVIPGITAAAGATAYAGIPLTHRDFAQSALFVTGHLKAEAEEMDWSTLARGNQTLVIYMGLMKSSTIAQQLIKHGRNASTPIAIIERGTQATQKVFRGQLCELPQLAVHAQSPSLIVIGEVVTLADKLQWFNDSSTRQEQYQYA from the coding sequence ATGGCTGGCTCAGAAAACGTTTCAACGCTGCCAAAGCAGAAAAAAACACGCTTAGTCGCTGTTGATGGAGCTGCACCAGAAAGCAAATGGGCGAGTCTTTCTCGCAGTCAGCTACAAGCGGGAGAAGTGGCATTAATCGGTGCTGGACCGGGAGATCCTGAACTGCTGACGATTAAAGCGCTTAATTTGCTGCAACAAGCCGACGTAGTTTTATACGACTACCTTGTCTCTGACGACATCATGGCGCTTGTACCCTCGGATACTATTCTGGTGTGTGTGGGTAAGCGCGCAGGCCACCATAGCGTCCCCCAAGAAAAAACCAATCAACTGTTAGTGGATTTTGCCAAGCAAGGTCATCGAGTGGTTCGTATTAAAGGTGGCGATCCTTTCATGTTTGGTCGTGGCGGCGAAGAACTGGAAGTGCTGTTTGAAGCGGGTATCAAGTTTCAAGTGATTCCGGGAATTACAGCTGCTGCGGGCGCAACAGCATATGCCGGTATTCCACTGACGCATCGTGATTTTGCTCAGTCAGCGTTGTTTGTTACAGGCCATCTAAAAGCAGAAGCGGAAGAGATGGATTGGTCTACGCTTGCGAGGGGTAATCAGACCCTAGTGATTTACATGGGACTTATGAAATCAAGCACCATCGCTCAGCAGCTTATTAAACATGGTCGAAATGCATCAACACCGATTGCGATTATTGAGCGTGGTACTCAAGCGACGCAGAAGGTTTTTCGCGGTCAGCTTTGTGAATTGCCACAACTAGCCGTCCATGCGCAATCGCCATCGTTAATCGTGATTGGTGAGGTTGTGACCTTGGCTGACAAACTTCAATGGTTCAACGACAGCTCAACTCGTCAAGAACAGTACCAATACGCATAA
- the cysD gene encoding sulfate adenylyltransferase subunit CysD, whose translation MDQQRLTHLKQLEAESIHIIREVAAEFANPVMMYSIGKDSSVMLHLARKAFYPGKIPFPLLHVDTDWKFRDMIAFRDATAKKYGFELLVHKNPEGIDMGISPFVHGSSKHTDIMKTQGLKQALNKYGFDAAFGGARRDEEKSRAKERVYSFRDKNHTWDPKNQRPELWKTYNGQINKGESIRVFPLSNWTELDIWQYIYLENIEIVPLYLAAVRPVVERDGMLIMVDDERMEIQPHEQVQHKSVRFRTLGCYPLTGAIESEANTLTEIIEEMLVATSSERQGRAIDHDQSGSMELKKRQGYF comes from the coding sequence ATGGATCAACAACGTTTAACCCATTTAAAACAGCTTGAGGCAGAAAGCATTCACATTATCCGTGAAGTTGCTGCGGAATTTGCAAACCCTGTGATGATGTATTCTATCGGTAAAGATTCATCCGTAATGCTTCATTTGGCGCGTAAAGCGTTCTATCCGGGCAAAATTCCATTTCCTCTTCTTCATGTTGACACTGACTGGAAATTCCGCGACATGATCGCGTTCCGTGACGCAACAGCGAAAAAGTATGGCTTTGAGCTTTTGGTACATAAGAACCCAGAAGGTATTGACATGGGCATTAGTCCATTCGTTCATGGTTCGTCAAAGCATACTGACATCATGAAAACTCAGGGCTTGAAACAAGCATTGAATAAGTACGGTTTTGACGCTGCATTTGGTGGTGCCCGCCGTGATGAAGAGAAGTCTCGTGCAAAAGAGCGCGTGTATTCATTCCGCGATAAAAACCACACTTGGGATCCAAAAAACCAACGTCCAGAACTTTGGAAAACCTATAACGGTCAGATCAACAAGGGTGAGAGTATCCGCGTGTTCCCTCTGTCAAACTGGACTGAACTGGATATCTGGCAATACATCTACTTGGAAAACATCGAGATTGTTCCTCTGTATCTTGCTGCGGTTCGACCTGTGGTTGAAAGAGATGGCATGTTGATCATGGTGGATGATGAGCGTATGGAGATCCAACCTCACGAACAAGTTCAACATAAGAGCGTTCGATTCCGCACTTTGGGATGTTACCCGCTGACCGGAGCGATCGAATCTGAAGCCAACACTCTTACCGAAATTATCGAAGAGATGTTAGTAGCAACGTCTAGTGAACGTCAGGGACGTGCGATCGACCACGATCAGTCGGGATCGATGGAATTGAAAAAACGCCAAGGTTATTTCTAA
- the cysN gene encoding sulfate adenylyltransferase subunit CysN: protein MNSAVQAELLELGIEGYLNQHQHKSLLRFLTCGSVDDGKSTLIGRLLHDSKQIYEDQLAAVHSDSQRVGTTGSRPDLALLVDGLQAEREQGITIDVAYRYFSTQKRKFIIADTPGHEQYTRNMATGASTCDLAVILIDARKSVLDQTRRHSFISNLLGLKHFIVAVNKMDLVDYSQERFEEIRAEYLEFSKHLQGETDIQIIPISALEGDNVVEKGENLNWHKGPSLLELLESVDIDHEKGSGEFRFPVQYVNRPNLDFRGFAGTISSGSVSVGDKIKALPSGKTSTVKRIVTFDGDLDTAQAGLAVTLTLADEIDISRGDLIVLENAQIESTNHLLADVVWMTEQPLKAGREYDIKIAGKKSIGQITTIRHQYNINNLSTFQTEELPLNGIGLCEWTFNAPIALDKYLDCADTGGFIVIDRLTNVTVGAGLVRDRLIRDSLQNVAQQQGEFSAFEVELNALIRKHFPHWDAKDLSQLLKS, encoded by the coding sequence ATGAATAGTGCAGTTCAAGCAGAGCTTCTAGAGCTCGGTATCGAAGGTTACCTGAATCAACACCAACACAAATCGCTACTTAGATTCCTAACTTGTGGCTCAGTAGACGATGGTAAAAGTACTTTGATTGGTCGTCTGCTACACGACTCAAAGCAAATTTATGAAGATCAACTTGCGGCGGTTCACTCTGACAGCCAGCGTGTTGGTACTACAGGCTCTCGTCCTGACCTTGCTTTGCTGGTGGATGGTCTGCAAGCAGAACGTGAACAAGGGATCACCATTGATGTGGCTTATCGTTATTTCTCAACGCAGAAGCGCAAGTTCATCATTGCAGATACACCGGGACACGAGCAATACACTCGCAACATGGCAACGGGCGCTTCGACCTGTGATTTGGCAGTTATCTTGATTGATGCGCGTAAAAGCGTTTTGGATCAGACTCGTCGTCACTCGTTTATCTCTAACCTATTGGGCTTGAAACATTTCATTGTTGCAGTCAACAAGATGGATTTAGTGGATTACTCACAAGAGCGTTTTGAAGAGATTCGCGCAGAATATCTGGAGTTTTCTAAGCACCTGCAAGGTGAAACTGACATTCAAATTATCCCTATCTCAGCTTTGGAAGGTGATAACGTTGTTGAGAAAGGTGAAAACCTCAACTGGCATAAAGGTCCGTCTCTGCTTGAGTTACTGGAAAGCGTGGATATTGACCATGAGAAAGGCAGCGGTGAGTTCCGCTTCCCTGTGCAGTATGTAAACCGTCCAAATCTTGATTTTCGTGGTTTCGCGGGCACTATTTCATCGGGTTCAGTCAGTGTTGGTGACAAAATTAAAGCGTTACCGTCAGGAAAAACTTCTACAGTTAAACGTATTGTTACTTTCGATGGTGATTTGGATACGGCACAAGCTGGTTTAGCGGTAACTTTAACTCTGGCTGATGAAATTGATATCAGTCGCGGTGATCTTATCGTACTTGAGAATGCTCAAATTGAATCAACCAACCACCTACTTGCCGATGTGGTGTGGATGACTGAGCAGCCTCTAAAAGCCGGTCGTGAATACGATATTAAGATTGCAGGTAAGAAGAGCATTGGACAGATCACGACGATTCGTCATCAGTACAATATCAATAACTTGTCTACTTTTCAGACTGAAGAACTACCGCTAAACGGTATTGGTTTATGTGAATGGACGTTTAACGCACCGATTGCTCTCGATAAGTATCTCGATTGTGCAGATACCGGCGGTTTCATTGTGATTGACCGTCTGACTAACGTTACTGTTGGTGCTGGGCTGGTTCGTGACAGATTGATTCGTGACAGTTTGCAAAACGTAGCACAACAGCAAGGTGAGTTTTCGGCGTTTGAAGTAGAGCTCAATGCATTGATTCGCAAGCATTTCCCGCATTGGGATGCGAAAGATCTTAGCCAACTGCTAAAGTCTTAA
- a CDS encoding Crp/Fnr family transcriptional regulator — MRDQAIYDNFIKQMLEYGFSSAEAHQLFEVSSPLELPTRHILVNQGQMASHLYFVSHGICHASYLTEEGKTFSKEFYWEQDWIIGFESLIKQAPYPYLLETLSPVTLLCLPIEYLNQWKKTSHPLYIKLLETQLMHKENKERFMLLYRPEQRYQIMCQQFPDLMKRLSDIHVAAYLGITPISLSRIKARLRGA, encoded by the coding sequence ATGCGGGACCAAGCTATCTACGATAATTTTATAAAACAAATGCTGGAATATGGATTCAGTAGCGCAGAAGCACACCAGTTATTTGAAGTTTCATCCCCGCTTGAGCTTCCAACTCGTCATATTTTGGTCAATCAAGGGCAAATGGCCAGCCATCTGTATTTTGTAAGCCACGGTATATGTCACGCCAGCTACCTTACAGAAGAAGGCAAAACATTCAGTAAAGAGTTCTATTGGGAACAAGATTGGATCATCGGTTTTGAAAGCTTGATAAAACAAGCACCCTATCCTTATTTACTTGAAACACTGAGCCCAGTAACGCTGCTCTGTTTGCCAATTGAATACCTAAACCAATGGAAAAAGACCTCACATCCGCTCTATATCAAGTTACTTGAAACGCAGTTGATGCATAAGGAAAACAAAGAAAGGTTTATGCTTTTGTATCGCCCGGAACAGCGATATCAGATTATGTGTCAGCAGTTTCCTGACTTAATGAAGCGGCTCAGCGATATCCACGTTGCCGCTTATCTAGGTATCACCCCGATCAGTTTAAGCCGCATCAAAGCGCGCTTAAGAGGGGCGTAA
- the cpdB gene encoding 2',3'-cyclic-nucleotide 2'-phosphodiesterase, which translates to MAGPSMADTIKLRIIETTDIHTNVMDYDYYKDKPSDQIGLTRAATLVKQARGEVTNSILVDNGDLIQGSPMGDYMAAKGIKAGEVHPVYKAMNQLSYDVGNIGNHEFNYGLDFLKETINDAKFPYVNANVYNASTGEHLFQPYLIKTHTFKDTDGKAHEIKVGYIGFVPPQIMVWDKKNLDGRVIARDIKKTAEKLIPEMKAKGADIIVAIPHSDISTDEYQEGAENSVYYLTKVEGIDAIAFGHSHAVFPSKEFAKVAGADVEKGTINGVTAVMPGRWGSHVGVMDLTLEQKDGKWAVTNGQSEARPIFDKASKKAIVEADAGIVKALEADHKGTRDFVNQPIGKSNDVMYSFLALVQDDPTIQIVSLAQKDYVERFIQGDPNLDGLPVLSAAAPFKAGGRKNDPSNFTEVESGELTFRNAADLYLYPNTLVTLKVSGKEVKEWLECSAGQFKQIDVNSSEPQSLIDWDGFRTYNFDVIDGVNYQIDITQPAKYDGDCKVINPDSQRIVNLTYKGKPIDTAQTFLIATNNYRAYSNKFPGTGSDFIAFDSPDENRTVVADYIARVSKEQGEVTPSADNNWSFAPIKSKTKLDIRFETSPSEKAAKFVKDKGQYPMELVATDEVGFGVYRINLQK; encoded by the coding sequence ATGGCTGGTCCCTCTATGGCTGATACGATCAAACTACGGATTATAGAGACAACAGATATTCACACTAACGTGATGGACTATGACTACTACAAAGACAAGCCATCCGATCAAATCGGTTTGACTCGTGCAGCAACGTTAGTAAAACAAGCTCGTGGTGAAGTAACTAACAGTATTTTGGTTGATAACGGTGACTTAATCCAAGGTAGTCCAATGGGTGACTACATGGCAGCGAAAGGCATCAAAGCTGGCGAAGTTCACCCTGTTTACAAAGCAATGAACCAACTGTCGTACGATGTAGGTAACATTGGTAACCACGAATTTAACTATGGATTGGATTTCCTAAAAGAAACCATCAACGATGCTAAATTCCCTTACGTGAACGCGAACGTTTACAACGCATCAACGGGTGAACATCTATTCCAGCCATACCTAATAAAAACACATACCTTCAAAGATACCGACGGTAAAGCGCACGAAATTAAAGTGGGTTATATCGGTTTCGTTCCACCACAAATCATGGTGTGGGATAAGAAGAACCTAGATGGTCGTGTGATTGCTCGCGACATCAAGAAGACAGCTGAAAAGCTAATCCCTGAAATGAAAGCGAAAGGCGCTGACATTATCGTTGCGATTCCACACTCAGATATCTCAACGGATGAATATCAAGAAGGCGCTGAAAACTCGGTTTACTACTTAACAAAAGTAGAAGGCATTGATGCAATTGCCTTCGGTCACTCACATGCCGTGTTCCCAAGCAAAGAGTTTGCAAAAGTGGCTGGTGCCGATGTTGAGAAAGGCACTATCAATGGCGTAACAGCTGTGATGCCGGGACGTTGGGGTAGCCATGTTGGTGTAATGGACCTGACTCTAGAGCAAAAAGATGGCAAATGGGCAGTGACCAATGGTCAATCTGAAGCTCGTCCAATCTTTGATAAAGCAAGCAAGAAAGCGATAGTAGAAGCGGATGCAGGTATCGTAAAAGCGCTTGAAGCAGACCATAAAGGCACTCGTGACTTCGTTAACCAACCTATTGGTAAATCGAATGACGTGATGTACAGCTTCCTTGCATTAGTACAAGATGACCCAACGATTCAAATCGTGAGTTTGGCACAAAAAGATTACGTAGAACGCTTCATCCAAGGTGATCCAAACCTAGATGGTCTGCCAGTTCTTTCTGCTGCTGCACCTTTCAAAGCGGGCGGTCGTAAGAATGACCCATCTAACTTTACTGAAGTAGAATCTGGTGAGCTTACCTTCCGTAACGCAGCAGACTTATACCTATACCCTAATACGCTAGTAACCTTGAAAGTATCAGGTAAAGAAGTCAAAGAATGGTTGGAATGCTCTGCTGGTCAGTTTAAACAAATTGATGTGAATTCAAGCGAGCCACAATCGCTTATCGACTGGGATGGTTTCCGTACTTACAACTTCGACGTAATCGATGGTGTGAACTACCAAATCGATATTACTCAACCAGCGAAATACGATGGCGACTGTAAGGTTATCAATCCTGATTCTCAGCGTATTGTGAACCTGACGTATAAAGGTAAGCCAATTGATACGGCGCAAACCTTCTTAATAGCGACCAATAACTACCGCGCATACAGCAACAAGTTCCCAGGCACTGGTTCTGATTTCATCGCATTTGATTCACCAGATGAAAACCGCACCGTCGTTGCTGATTACATTGCTCGCGTAAGCAAAGAGCAAGGCGAAGTGACACCAAGTGCAGACAATAACTGGTCATTCGCACCAATCAAGTCTAAGACCAAGCTTGATATTCGTTTTGAAACTTCACCAAGTGAAAAAGCGGCGAAATTTGTCAAAGACAAAGGCCAATACCCAATGGAATTGGTAGCAACAGATGAAGTTGGCTTCGGTGTTTACCGAATCAATCTACAAAAATAA